A window from Polynucleobacter sp. MWH-UH25E encodes these proteins:
- a CDS encoding glycosyltransferase family 39 protein has protein sequence MRGSFTLRYALLTLALAIFAYLYGLDSRFAPKNGDEYPYMHIVRMTADSGSWLPLQSEMDGIKNTKPPLIFWQGIASTHWASQWSLENLRWPSVLYTTLTALLLFVAVRRFSGKAQTGIVAALVWLSFFATYRYGRPFLTDPPEIFWLSLPFFALLYWGKSAFESKLLFPVLAGLSLGLALFAKSFAYIVPAAFALGLYYWHWRQWSISQTLIRDLYKLMLIGIVALGIFSLWFFLDPNPEAVWREFVLGENAGKFSARSSNYLLDLVRGGDSIWMLLLTTLANAGLFIFVLISTLLQCWRERRFMSAEESLLLLLIAAFFLVFSLPSQRSGRYLLPVMPAFAALIAMHWDRLPLWGFRIALLLQAIVLALLLWLGLNLQLSTLMVDSGAWHYNPLHWVLMGLSLLLVITGLIRRERCKAFALMACFLVYGALTSSLAPLEGQLGRYSAETIERAQGKDVWVPCDYRAKDEEYRLLLPGTQLHGYLAKDAGDIEGLTKTYPIVAVHAPMGAAPTLCDSCQVLGQRMEMRARHSDKEIKEMLLGKIAEHLFVVEYLVSTPSDNSVTNPDLLNVKDVCR, from the coding sequence ATGCGCGGCTCATTCACCCTCCGATATGCACTATTGACTCTAGCCTTGGCAATATTTGCCTACCTGTACGGTCTAGATAGCCGTTTTGCCCCAAAAAATGGGGATGAGTATCCCTATATGCATATTGTGAGAATGACCGCAGATTCGGGATCATGGTTGCCGCTTCAATCTGAAATGGACGGCATCAAAAACACCAAGCCGCCACTGATTTTTTGGCAGGGGATTGCCAGTACTCATTGGGCAAGCCAATGGAGTTTAGAAAACTTACGTTGGCCCAGTGTTTTATATACCACACTTACCGCATTGTTGCTTTTTGTGGCTGTTCGTCGCTTTAGTGGAAAAGCGCAAACAGGAATTGTTGCGGCATTGGTTTGGCTATCTTTTTTTGCAACATATCGCTATGGCCGACCATTTCTAACAGATCCCCCAGAAATATTTTGGTTAAGCCTGCCATTTTTTGCACTTCTGTATTGGGGCAAAAGCGCCTTCGAGTCGAAATTACTATTTCCAGTATTGGCTGGTCTATCCCTTGGACTTGCTTTATTTGCTAAATCATTCGCCTACATTGTCCCTGCCGCATTTGCACTAGGCTTGTATTACTGGCATTGGCGTCAGTGGAGCATTTCCCAGACGCTCATTCGCGACTTATATAAGTTGATGCTGATAGGCATTGTTGCACTTGGTATTTTCTCCCTATGGTTTTTCCTAGACCCCAACCCTGAGGCCGTTTGGCGGGAGTTTGTATTGGGTGAGAACGCAGGAAAGTTTTCTGCTAGAAGCTCTAACTATCTTTTGGATTTGGTGCGTGGCGGTGACAGCATTTGGATGTTGTTGCTCACGACGCTCGCTAATGCTGGGCTCTTCATCTTTGTACTGATTTCAACCTTACTTCAGTGCTGGCGTGAAAGAAGATTCATGTCCGCCGAAGAGTCATTATTATTATTGCTGATAGCTGCTTTCTTCCTAGTGTTTAGTTTGCCAAGTCAGCGATCTGGTCGCTACCTTCTTCCCGTGATGCCGGCTTTTGCTGCATTGATAGCCATGCATTGGGATCGATTGCCTTTATGGGGATTCCGAATTGCATTGCTATTGCAGGCAATCGTGCTTGCACTATTGTTATGGCTTGGACTCAATCTTCAGCTCTCTACATTGATGGTGGATTCAGGGGCTTGGCATTACAACCCGCTGCACTGGGTTCTTATGGGGCTGAGTCTACTGCTAGTTATTACTGGATTGATCCGTCGTGAGCGATGCAAGGCTTTTGCTCTAATGGCTTGTTTTCTGGTTTATGGTGCTTTGACGAGCAGTCTGGCTCCGCTTGAAGGGCAGCTAGGGCGATATTCCGCTGAAACAATTGAGCGTGCGCAGGGTAAAGATGTATGGGTTCCATGCGACTATCGAGCAAAAGATGAGGAATATCGATTGCTCCTTCCAGGAACTCAATTACATGGTTATCTTGCTAAAGATGCCGGTGATATTGAGGGGCTCACTAAAACGTATCCAATTGTCGCCGTACATGCGCCAATGGGCGCTGCACCCACTCTATGCGACTCGTGTCAGGTATTGGGGCAACGCATGGAGATGAGAGCGCGTCACTCCGATAAGGAAATTAAAGAAATGCTACTTGGAAAAATTGCCGAGCATTTATTTGTTGTCGAATACTTGGTTTCCACTCCAAGCGATAATTCTGTTACCAATCCAGACTTATTGAATGTGAAGGATGTTTGTAGATGA
- a CDS encoding exo-alpha-sialidase: MSRVLAFCFLLLAAVLGFIHNDGRPSWAPFAASEGAHEESVEVASDAVPELKPSAIKGKLASQSAVQDPRMDWLPDTGAASVHAASLIGLKDGGIRAFWFAGSREGAPDVVINTAVLNSKSNTWGASSVVMDRVAAEKGLSRYIAKLGNPVPARLADGRLQLFFVTVSIGGWAGSSISTIFSEDEGATWSRPQRLIASPFFNLSTLVKSPAVTFADGRLGLPAYHEWIGRFGEFLRLDAVQVLDKRRMSAGRSAIQPVMFVNDAQNAAALFRQTRGSGQVKQIPVSATQDAGQTWQSLGDLEILNPNSAVAGVLLQNGARLLALNNIEAGRYRLVLMMSKPKSGEWHIVQTIENDEALPELERKEFSYPYLLSAHGGDVHLVYTWDRKKIRHVYFSSAWLDRAYKQLPSSTENQSNGESRETQ, translated from the coding sequence ATGAGTCGTGTACTCGCATTTTGCTTTTTACTTTTGGCCGCAGTACTTGGTTTTATTCATAATGATGGTCGGCCATCTTGGGCGCCGTTTGCTGCAAGTGAAGGTGCTCATGAAGAGTCTGTTGAAGTAGCTTCAGATGCAGTTCCAGAATTAAAGCCAAGTGCTATAAAAGGGAAGCTCGCTTCTCAGTCTGCAGTCCAGGATCCACGAATGGACTGGCTCCCTGATACAGGTGCTGCTTCTGTTCACGCCGCTTCATTAATTGGATTAAAGGATGGTGGTATTCGGGCATTTTGGTTTGCGGGTAGTCGAGAAGGAGCCCCGGATGTGGTGATCAACACTGCAGTGTTGAATTCAAAATCCAATACATGGGGTGCATCAAGCGTAGTAATGGATAGGGTTGCCGCAGAAAAAGGTCTCTCACGCTATATCGCTAAGCTCGGCAATCCTGTGCCAGCACGACTTGCTGATGGACGTTTGCAGCTATTCTTTGTAACGGTATCGATAGGGGGTTGGGCTGGTAGCTCAATTTCAACAATATTTTCTGAGGACGAGGGTGCTACATGGTCTCGTCCACAGCGTTTAATTGCGTCACCGTTTTTTAACCTCAGTACTTTAGTTAAATCACCAGCAGTAACTTTTGCGGATGGTCGTTTGGGTTTGCCTGCCTATCACGAATGGATTGGTCGATTTGGTGAATTTTTGAGGTTGGATGCTGTTCAGGTGCTAGACAAGCGTCGCATGAGTGCAGGGCGCAGTGCTATACAACCTGTTATGTTTGTCAATGATGCTCAAAATGCGGCTGCGCTTTTTAGGCAAACGCGTGGCTCAGGACAAGTAAAACAAATTCCAGTAAGCGCCACTCAAGATGCCGGCCAAACGTGGCAATCATTGGGCGACTTAGAGATCCTGAATCCAAATTCGGCAGTGGCAGGAGTGCTATTGCAAAACGGAGCCCGCTTACTGGCGCTTAATAATATTGAAGCGGGGCGTTATCGCCTGGTATTGATGATGAGTAAGCCCAAATCAGGCGAATGGCATATTGTTCAAACCATAGAAAATGACGAAGCTTTGCCAGAGCTAGAGCGTAAGGAGTTTTCTTATCCCTATTTGTTAAGTGCGCATGGTGGTGATGTGCACCTGGTGTATACCTGGGATCGTAAAAAGATTCGTCATGTCTATTTCTCAAGTGCTTGGTTGGATCGCGCATATAAGCAGTTACCAAGCTCTACAGAAAATCAATCAAATGGCGAATCAAGGGAGACGCAATGA
- a CDS encoding c-type cytochrome → MQWKQIKPSLYLLGFLNLCFVSYQTQAESTGATNLYHRGLAATCANCHGTDGKGVLDGGIPLINNLSTEQILSQLKAFKSGAREGTIMPQLAKGYSDEQLEIIAKQLGNK, encoded by the coding sequence ATGCAATGGAAACAAATAAAGCCCTCTTTATACCTTTTGGGTTTTTTAAATCTTTGCTTTGTCTCTTATCAAACCCAAGCAGAGTCAACGGGCGCGACCAATCTTTATCACCGCGGACTTGCCGCAACCTGTGCTAATTGCCATGGCACTGATGGCAAAGGTGTATTAGATGGGGGCATACCACTCATTAACAATCTAAGCACTGAGCAGATTCTGAGTCAACTCAAAGCATTCAAGTCTGGCGCACGCGAGGGCACCATCATGCCGCAACTCGCCAAAGGTTACTCTGATGAGCAACTCGAAATCATCGCCAAGCAATTGGGAAATAAATAG
- a CDS encoding tripartite tricarboxylate transporter substrate binding protein BugD — MTFYKSLLASACAFAASAFISGGVMAADVYPNKPVTLVVPFAAGGPTDAVARLIAVPMGKELGQSVIVENTVGAGGTIAATRVARSAPDGYMIFIHHMGMATAPALYKKLPFDPMKDFEYIGQVVDVPMVLLGRKNFPPNNFKELEAYIKANKEKVTLANAGPGAVSQLCGLLFMSREGVELTTVPYKGTGPALTDLLGGQVDLLCDQTTQTIPYIRDGLVKTYGVTTPKRLAALPNVPTLDEQGLKGFEVKVWHGMYVSKGTPPAVINKINKALNVALNDPEVKARLVESNIEIVPPAKRTPNGLKEHLEAEINKWGPVIRKAGAYAD, encoded by the coding sequence ATGACATTTTATAAATCCTTACTTGCAAGTGCATGCGCGTTTGCTGCAAGCGCTTTCATATCAGGTGGCGTAATGGCTGCTGATGTTTATCCAAATAAACCAGTTACCTTAGTGGTTCCATTTGCTGCAGGCGGCCCTACTGATGCTGTTGCTCGCTTGATTGCTGTTCCCATGGGCAAAGAATTGGGTCAATCTGTCATCGTTGAAAATACCGTTGGTGCTGGCGGAACGATTGCTGCCACTCGCGTGGCTCGCTCTGCTCCAGATGGCTACATGATTTTTATTCACCACATGGGCATGGCTACGGCGCCAGCTTTATACAAAAAACTACCTTTTGACCCAATGAAAGACTTTGAGTACATCGGTCAAGTGGTTGACGTACCTATGGTTCTATTAGGCCGCAAAAACTTCCCACCAAACAACTTTAAAGAACTCGAGGCTTACATCAAAGCTAATAAAGAGAAGGTTACTTTAGCAAACGCAGGTCCAGGTGCTGTTTCACAGTTGTGCGGCCTTTTGTTTATGTCTCGTGAAGGCGTAGAGCTCACAACCGTTCCATACAAAGGCACAGGTCCTGCGTTAACCGACCTTTTGGGTGGACAGGTTGACCTCTTGTGCGATCAAACAACGCAAACTATTCCTTATATTCGCGATGGCCTAGTAAAAACTTACGGCGTCACGACACCAAAACGTCTTGCTGCCCTACCAAATGTTCCTACTTTGGATGAGCAAGGCCTCAAAGGTTTTGAGGTAAAAGTTTGGCATGGTATGTATGTTTCTAAAGGAACCCCTCCAGCTGTTATCAACAAGATCAACAAAGCTCTCAACGTTGCTTTAAACGACCCCGAAGTGAAAGCTCGTTTGGTAGAGTCCAATATTGAAATCGTTCCTCCAGCCAAGAGAACTCCGAATGGCTTAAAGGAGCACCTGGAAGCTGAGATCAATAAATGGGGTCCAGTGATTCGTAAAGCGGGTGCATACGCAGACTAA
- a CDS encoding TAXI family TRAP transporter solute-binding subunit, with the protein MGSFKENTSETFLGLKETIAEKWSDFIQFLEEAWPLLILLLTILMGIWWYADPPPPRHVQIATGSAGGSYEDLGKKYAEYFATKGVTLELVSTNGAQENLLRLSDRNDPVQAAFVQAGVERPKNISGIQSLGSIGYDPIWFFYRGPEVKSSDFQVIAGHSKYFSNRKVSVGVEGSGTHAQTTRIIKLSGLENAGLQFVNYPGEKAVKALQAGEIDGAFIVDALEAHNVQTLLKDPQLHLVTFKRAEAFTKLMPYVKILSVPEGAFSLQRNFPNQDIKLIATTTNLLIDDRMHPAIQFLFLEAAREINGKESFFANRGEFPSFKDSLWPESPVAVHYEKNSYPLISAYFPFWMAEFISRLLFIFLPFCIIAYPVLRSLPSYRTKLMYNKINRLYGELKTFEQSLLTTFDAAQRDEYLKKLDLLEYQALNIKVSKRLAGDYYALRTSIDYVRNCLNRGVHPYQFSDAVDPDL; encoded by the coding sequence ATGGGAAGCTTTAAAGAGAACACTAGCGAAACCTTCTTGGGTTTAAAAGAGACTATTGCTGAAAAATGGTCTGATTTCATCCAATTCTTAGAAGAGGCGTGGCCACTGTTAATTCTCTTGCTCACGATTTTGATGGGCATTTGGTGGTATGCAGATCCACCTCCGCCAAGGCATGTGCAGATTGCTACCGGATCAGCGGGCGGCTCCTATGAAGATCTTGGTAAAAAATATGCTGAGTATTTCGCGACCAAGGGCGTTACTCTTGAGCTGGTTTCAACTAACGGAGCACAAGAAAATCTCCTTCGTTTAAGTGATCGAAATGATCCCGTTCAAGCTGCCTTTGTTCAAGCTGGAGTGGAGCGACCAAAAAATATTAGCGGCATTCAATCTTTGGGTTCAATTGGCTATGATCCGATTTGGTTCTTTTATCGTGGTCCAGAAGTAAAAAGTAGCGACTTTCAAGTCATTGCTGGACACTCTAAATATTTTTCTAATCGCAAAGTATCCGTCGGTGTAGAGGGCAGCGGGACTCATGCTCAGACTACCCGGATTATTAAACTATCTGGATTGGAGAATGCCGGTCTGCAATTTGTGAACTACCCTGGCGAAAAGGCTGTTAAGGCTTTACAAGCCGGTGAGATTGACGGCGCATTTATTGTTGATGCTTTAGAGGCGCATAACGTACAGACCTTGCTTAAGGATCCACAATTGCACTTGGTTACCTTTAAGCGTGCAGAGGCATTCACGAAGCTAATGCCTTATGTGAAAATCTTAAGCGTCCCAGAGGGGGCGTTTAGTCTGCAACGTAATTTTCCAAATCAAGATATCAAGTTAATTGCAACCACAACGAACTTATTGATTGATGACCGGATGCACCCTGCGATTCAGTTTCTATTTTTAGAGGCTGCTCGAGAAATTAACGGTAAAGAGTCCTTTTTTGCAAATAGAGGGGAGTTCCCGTCCTTTAAAGACTCCCTTTGGCCTGAGAGTCCGGTTGCCGTTCATTATGAAAAGAATAGTTATCCGCTAATTTCCGCATATTTCCCATTCTGGATGGCGGAGTTTATTAGCCGTCTGTTGTTTATCTTCCTGCCGTTTTGCATCATCGCCTACCCAGTTTTGCGTAGCTTGCCTAGCTATCGAACCAAGTTGATGTACAACAAGATCAATCGACTATACGGTGAATTAAAAACTTTTGAGCAAAGCCTATTAACGACTTTTGATGCCGCTCAAAGAGATGAATACTTGAAAAAGCTAGATCTATTGGAATATCAGGCGCTAAACATCAAGGTATCAAAACGTCTAGCGGGTGATTACTACGCCTTGCGAACTAGCATTGACTACGTTCGCAATTGTCTGAATAGGGGCGTGCACCCCTATCAATTCAGTGATGCAGTGGATCCAGATCTATAG
- a CDS encoding phosphate-starvation-inducible protein PsiE has protein sequence MNMTPTSPKDATKIENAIERWTVPIGNLFVSLFHRIALFGIGAATVWSAAVAFLGMVSKGSASIEDLLLLFIYLEIGAMVGIYFKTNHMPVRFLIYVAITAVTRLIIDLVNTKHEADMAILLMGITILVLALANAVVRYASYKFPSRHADNE, from the coding sequence ATGAATATGACCCCAACTTCACCGAAAGATGCAACCAAAATAGAAAACGCGATTGAACGGTGGACGGTGCCCATCGGCAATTTATTTGTGTCACTCTTTCATCGGATAGCTTTGTTTGGCATTGGCGCTGCGACAGTTTGGTCAGCCGCAGTTGCTTTTTTAGGGATGGTTAGCAAAGGCTCCGCCTCAATTGAAGACTTGTTGCTTTTATTTATCTATCTTGAGATCGGCGCAATGGTCGGAATCTATTTCAAGACCAACCATATGCCAGTGCGCTTTCTAATTTATGTTGCCATTACTGCAGTAACACGTCTGATTATTGATTTAGTAAATACCAAGCATGAAGCAGACATGGCCATCTTATTGATGGGTATTACCATTCTTGTTCTGGCATTGGCTAATGCAGTTGTTCGCTACGCGTCTTACAAGTTCCCAAGCCGCCATGCGGACAACGAATAA
- a CDS encoding NAD(P)/FAD-dependent oxidoreductase, whose protein sequence is MDRRHFIGQSAAGIGLLAGFAGQAHANLQKAEIIVIGGGYGGATAAKYLRLFSNNTANVTLIEPNAAFVSCPLSNLVVGGSRTLADITSPYDNLSKRHGVKIIQDSVGNIDPDKKTVKLTSGKTLRYDKVILSPGSSLIMNSIEGLAQANKAGVTLQAWKAGPETVALHKQLAAMKDGGTFAISIPEAPYRCPPGPYERACQVANYFKQYKPKSKVLILDANQDVVSKGALFKKVWAEQYPGMIEYLPKYNVTGVDAKTKTIKFEIQEDIKADVLNLLPAMSAGDIAVKTGLANANGRWVNVNFLNFESTAQKDIHVLGDSIQVAYAMPKSGHMANQHAKVAAAAIVAELSDWEVNPSPVLTNTCYSFVNSKEVVHVASVHQYIAAEKTFKPVPGSGGLSPAPSTLEGVYAWGWAHNIWADTLG, encoded by the coding sequence ATGGATCGTCGACACTTTATTGGACAGAGTGCAGCTGGAATAGGCTTATTGGCAGGCTTTGCTGGCCAAGCCCACGCAAACTTACAAAAGGCAGAAATAATCGTAATCGGCGGCGGCTATGGGGGCGCTACCGCAGCAAAGTATTTGCGCCTTTTTTCCAACAACACAGCAAATGTGACTTTGATTGAACCCAATGCCGCATTTGTTTCATGCCCCCTATCCAACCTTGTAGTTGGTGGATCTCGCACTTTGGCTGATATAACGAGCCCCTATGACAATCTAAGTAAGCGTCATGGAGTAAAAATTATTCAAGACAGTGTTGGCAATATCGATCCCGACAAAAAAACTGTCAAATTAACCTCGGGCAAAACCTTGCGCTATGACAAAGTGATTTTGTCGCCAGGCTCTAGTCTAATAATGAATAGCATTGAGGGTCTTGCGCAAGCCAATAAAGCTGGAGTGACCTTACAGGCGTGGAAGGCAGGCCCTGAGACTGTAGCTCTGCACAAGCAACTAGCTGCAATGAAAGATGGCGGCACATTTGCCATTAGCATCCCAGAAGCGCCTTATCGCTGCCCTCCTGGACCCTATGAACGCGCTTGCCAAGTAGCAAACTATTTCAAGCAATACAAACCCAAGTCCAAAGTACTTATCCTGGACGCCAATCAAGATGTGGTTTCTAAAGGCGCACTCTTTAAAAAGGTATGGGCTGAGCAGTACCCCGGCATGATTGAGTATTTACCAAAATACAACGTGACTGGCGTTGATGCAAAAACCAAAACAATCAAGTTTGAAATTCAGGAAGACATTAAAGCGGATGTGCTTAACTTATTACCAGCGATGAGTGCCGGTGACATTGCCGTAAAAACTGGCCTTGCTAATGCCAATGGTCGCTGGGTCAACGTGAACTTTCTGAACTTTGAGTCAACAGCGCAAAAAGATATTCACGTTCTAGGTGATTCGATACAAGTTGCTTATGCAATGCCCAAATCTGGTCATATGGCTAATCAACATGCCAAAGTGGCAGCAGCCGCAATTGTTGCTGAACTCAGCGACTGGGAAGTGAATCCCTCCCCTGTGTTAACAAACACCTGCTATAGCTTTGTTAATTCAAAAGAGGTGGTCCATGTGGCCAGCGTGCATCAGTACATCGCCGCAGAGAAGACCTTTAAGCCTGTCCCAGGCTCTGGCGGCCTCTCACCTGCACCCTCAACCTTAGAAGGGGTTTATGCATGGGGCTGGGCTCACAATATCTGGGCGGATACCTTGGGTTGA